The nucleotide window AGCTCGAAATGCCTAGTTTAGTAACTCTCTTCCCCATTTTACTGAAGTGTCACTAAGATCACAACTCAGAAGAGATTTTTATTTAGTAAAAGTTGGAAGCGGACAAGAAAAAGTCCTAATTTGGTTTAGGCCAAGGAGATTTTGCCCCAATTTGTATAGTCACAAACAGACCTGTACAGTATTTGCTCCGAGAAGAATAAACTCAGCAGCATCACCACCTGTCTCGACTCCCCCAATAGCAGAGAGTGAATAGTCCTTATCTCCAAATTCTGACTTCATCATCTGTGCAATGTTCATTACTTTTGCAAGAGCAATCGGGTGCACTGCCTTTGCTGAGTAGCCTCCAGGAGTTGAGTATCTGAGGCAAACAGTAGAAAATGAATTGCCAGGGATCATAATTAAAAGCAGAAAATTTGAATTCAGCATATTTCTCAATGTAGAGATACTAACCCCTCAACACAAGGCTCGGGCCTTAAGGTGTTAAGATTGATTCCCATAACACTCATGATTGTATTTATGGCAGATACTCCCTCGCACCCTTGGTTAAGAGACACCCTAGCCGGCTACAATCCAAGGGACAGAAATTAGACACAGAAGACATAATTCTTACACAACAGAATGCTGATAACTTGTCAATCATGAGCGAACAACAAACTAGTGGGAGGACATAATTACAGTAGGAAAGGTTAGTGAAATGGTTTATTCCAGACATTGAGATTACTAATGATGACAAAAGTCACACTATTTTAAGCCAAGGTGGTCCTTTTACATGCCAAAATAATAATCATCTGATAGCTCTAAGAACACACAATTATCACACTTCTCATGTCCTTTAACAGTCAAGGGCGTATGCGCCTTATACTATATGGTGTCACGAGACACCGCTTGATCGAAAATTTTCACTAGATATttataagaaaaatgaaaatattggggTAATGTATAGAAAATGACACCGCTTATGATTATAGTGATTTATTCATTTGTCCATTTCTTCATATTATGACATCGTTTATGTAAAATCCTGCGTACGCCACTGTTAACAATCATTCTCAACTTCATTCAAATTGGTAAAGAACGTATCATTATTCCTTTTTCTATGATTGGAAACTGCAATAGAGGGACCTTGCAACCAAACCGAGCTTAATCTCCAAACACGTAAAGGGGTCACAAATCTTGTAAGATGGAATGACTGGAAAAAGATATTATGCCACGTCATCAGGTTGATCTAGCGAGGAAAGACGGAGAATCCATCTTCCACAAAACTAACAGCATATACAAGCCCCACAATGCAATTCCCCCCTACTTTTGGCTTTAATTGCGAGAATGTTTTAGTAATACAGAAAGAGTACAGCATGATGTAGAggagaagttatgaccaaattggATCATGTTTTGGACATTTAAGTAATCTATCATCTTTGCTATAAAATGCCATGCCGAAATACCTTTGTAATGTCGGTGATATTAGGGGTCATCTTTGCCCAAACTGGAACTGTGGCTACAGCATTAATCCAGCCACAAACCTCCTCCAAGAGATCGCAATCTTGACCAACAGCAGCACCCATTCTACGTTCTGGCATACCATGAGGGCATGAGAAGTTGATCTCAATGGCATCCTGTAAAACAGAATCAATACAGAGACAGTTACAGCAACTCAAGAGAATCAGCATGACAACACTACTATAATGCAGAACAAAATTTTATTCATTAAGTCTTCGCATATGCTTACAATTCCAGTTTCCTCAACTTTGTAAATAAGTTCCTCCCAAGCAGCTTTGTTGTACTCTTCCATGATAGAAGCAATAAGTATCCTATCCGGATACTCTTCTTTCAATTGCCTAAACTCTTTCAGCATTGTTTCAAGAGGTCGATCACTTATGAGCTCAATATTCTGCCACCCGATAATTTGTCCTTTGGCAGAACCATTTGATCCTGCTCTTAATTTAGCATATCTTGGGgtcacatttttaactttatCGGCTTCCAAAGACACCTGAGTGAAGAAAACAAATTGATTAAAGAGGAAAAGAATTGCTTTCGGCATAAAACAGAACGAGAAAGGCATGCTTCTTAATAAGATATTCAACAGCATTTGTGTCACCAACTCATTTGAGGGACCATCTCGAAAGTGAATAAATCATTAAGAACTTTATTAGCGATTATGTACTTTATTCGGAAAATAAGCTTCATTCCTTCCATATAGTTTAAATTTTTTATGTAGGAGACTCTGATATGTGGTTAACTAACAATTTTCAATAATAGTACTCTCTTCTCATTCTTACAAGTAAAAagttttgatctcaactttcagtGGACAACAAACAtctttttaaaagtaaaaagtgCTGACTGATCTCACTTTCCAGTGATAACATCGTTTTAAGGTTTACTTGGTGTAGAACTAGCAGATGCAGAACAACTACGCAACAAGTTGCTGAATGATTAATCCAAACATCTTGATCCAGGATCCTACATAGATAATCTCCAATCTCAGAACACCTAACAGCGGATCCTCCAAAAACGGTGTTGCACATCTGTCGGATCCTCAAAAAATAGGATTCTCCAAaatgtatttttggaggatcgaCACTGGTGCAGCTGCCAGTTTGAATGATCGAAGCAACACGGACTAACAAAGAAGATCTGTATATTCATTAGATTCACTTGGATAATCCCAAGTTAGTTGCAAACAACAACTCAATTTAGCTTCTTCTTTTATTTACTCATCGTATTTAACCGAATTATAACAAAAAGTAGAAGTAACAGATAACAACTGGAACTAGATCCACCAGTAAAAATAAAGAAGTGGTAAGGTTGAAAAGATTTACCGTTTTGGCGATAACACCACCCCAGCCTTCATCAAAGGCTCTTTTCATCACAGTATAGTTGGTCCCAGGAGGACCCGACCCGATAACGAATGGGTTGGGCATTTTCAAACCGTTAACAGTGACGCTGAGATCGGGCTCCACAGCTGAGGCCATAATTCTGAACCCAACTCGGTTTCTACCGTAATTCGAGCTCAAGGACCTACGGGGCCGACCCATCATAGGGAATTCAGCACCCGAGTTACCATCAAGTCCAATTCTAATTCGTTGAGCCAACCCAAGTGATGCCATAGCTGAAAAAATTTGATGAACTCGGTTTCTGACTCAGTAGCAACTCGGAAGTCGGAAAAGATGAAAATGAATATCTTAGGAATCTGGGTTGGGAAaataaaattgtatttaaatagCTGTTGCTTGTAGTTGTTGAATTGTACCTTGTAACGAGGAGTATTGTTTTTTCAGAGATGAAGATTAAAGAGTTACGTTTTTTAGTTAAATGATGACTGAAAATGCATGGAGATGACCTGtcgatggttcattatttgcggGTTTTGATTAAAAAAACTTTTAAGAAGTGCCAAGAAAATGGGTAGCGGAAGTAAATCTCGAGTGTTGTGGTCTTGTGGACTAGTAGTAAGGAAATGAGCTGTTCTGACTTCTGATATTGGGATTTTATCCCTTTGCATGGGCTACTCTCTTTCTACGACACCGTTTCAGGATAAATCACATGTTTGCATATACACTTTTCACGGTTAATCAAGGTTAATTTATATATACCGTTTATCTAcgagtaataattaaatttgattagtgATTTTAAAGTTATGTGATTTAGTTcgataccaattaataatcaagaaatatgaagtagaaataaaataaataagtgaaTCAAATCAATATTATTCAACAGTAGTGACCTCAAGCTTAATGACCTCGAGGTGGGTTTAGAACAATTAGGCAAGAAAAGTAAAGTAAGAACATCAGAGCTAATGATAATTCTGATGAACAGTAGGCGAAAAAGTAGAGAATATATTCTTTTctcaatgattagatgatgttaaaaatgattggggtcccctttatataatagagaaATCCTAAATAAtgtatatttctatttacagtaaggaatattcttggtacaactatctaaccg belongs to Nicotiana tabacum cultivar K326 chromosome 6, ASM71507v2, whole genome shotgun sequence and includes:
- the LOC107809767 gene encoding dihydropyrimidine dehydrogenase (NADP(+)), chloroplastic, which encodes MASLGLAQRIRIGLDGNSGAEFPMMGRPRRSLSSNYGRNRVGFRIMASAVEPDLSVTVNGLKMPNPFVIGSGPPGTNYTVMKRAFDEGWGGVIAKTVSLEADKVKNVTPRYAKLRAGSNGSAKGQIIGWQNIELISDRPLETMLKEFRQLKEEYPDRILIASIMEEYNKAAWEELIYKVEETGIDAIEINFSCPHGMPERRMGAAVGQDCDLLEEVCGWINAVATVPVWAKMTPNITDITKPARVSLNQGCEGVSAINTIMSVMGINLNTLRPEPCVEGYSTPGGYSAKAVHPIALAKVMNIAQMMKSEFGDKDYSLSAIGGVETGGDAAEFILLGANTVQVCTGVMMHGYGLVKTLCSELKDFMRKHNFSSIEDFRGSSLEYFTTHTDLVKRQQEAIRQRKAIKKGLQSDKDWTGDGFVQETESMVSN